In a genomic window of Phragmites australis chromosome 14, lpPhrAust1.1, whole genome shotgun sequence:
- the LOC133890024 gene encoding UDP-glycosyltransferase 91C1-like has protein sequence MAETKQESSLHVVVFPWLAFGHMIPFLDLSKRLAQRGHDVTFVSTPRNAARLATIPPELSARIRVVMLELPEVNGLPEGAECTADVPLEKVELLKKAFDGLAAPFAGLVAEACAGSSSDTAGFLRKPDWIVLDFAQNWIWPIAEEHKIECAVLLIFPAAILAYVGPKHENEAHPRRTTEEFMAQPSWIPFPSTISYRRHEADAIAAIFRPNASGVSDVDRFWQLQRPRCRLIIHRSCPEAEPRLFPLLTELFGKPVVPAGLLLPNDIDNDSVLTTDQSFLGIMQWLDEQPRRSVIYVALGSEAPVTADHVRELAHGLDLSGVRFLWALRQPVGHVGAVLPDGFEARVTGRGVVRARWVPQVRVLAHGAVGAFLTHCGWGSTVESLFRFGHPLVMLPFITDQGLIAREMTARRVGVEVPRNDDDGSFRRDDVAAAVRRVMAEGEESEAFERNARELQKVLGDEVRQEQYVDELVEYLQRYK, from the exons ATGGCAGAAACCAAGCAAGAATCTTCTCTCCACGTCGTGGTGTTCCCGTGGCTGGCGTTCGGCCACATGATCCCCTTCCTCGACCTCTCCAAGCGGTTGGCGCAGCGCGGCCACGACGTCACGTTCGTGTCCACGCCGAGGAACGCCGCCAGGCTGGCCACCATCCCGCCGGAGCTGTCCGCTCGCATCCGCGTTGTCATGCTGGAGCTGCCGGAGGTCAACGGGCTCCCTGAGGGCGCCGAGTGCACTGCCGACGTCCCGCTGGAGAAGGTCGAGCTCCTCAAAAAGGCGTTTGACGGCCTCGCCGCGCCGTTCGCGGGCCTCGTCGCGGAGGCATGCGCCGGCAGCAGTTCTGACACCGCTGGGTTCTTGAGGAAACCCGACTGGATCGTACTCGACTTCGCGCAGAACTGGATCTGGCCGATCGCCGAGGAGCATAAG ATCGAATGCGCCGTGTTGCTTATCTTCCCGGCGGCCATCTTGGCCTACGTCGGCCCGAAGCACGAGAACGAGGCGCACCCCCGCAGAACGACGGAGGAATTCATGGCCCAGCCTTCGTGGATCCCCTTCCCCTCCACCATCTCGTACCGCCGCCACGAGGCCGACGCCATCGCCGCCATATTCCGGCCAAACGCCTCCGGCGTATCCGACGTGGACCGCTTCTGGCAGCTGCAGCGCCCCCGCTGCCGTCTCATCATCCACCGCAGCTGCCCTGAGGCCGAGCCGCGGCTGTTCCCGCTCCTGACGGAGCTGTTCGGCAAGCCGGTCGTCCCCGCCGGGCTCCTCCTGCCCAACGACATCGACAACGATAGCGTCCTGACCACGGACCAGTCCTTCTTGGGTATCATGCAATGGCTGGACGAGCAGCCCAGGAGGTCAGTCATATACGTGGCGCTCGGGAGCGAGGCGCCGGTGACGGCGGACCACGTGCGGGAGCTCGCGCATGGGCTAGATCTCTCCGGCGTGCGCTTCCTCTGGGCGCTGCGGCAGCCCGTCGGTCACGTCGGTGCGGTACTCCCGGACGGGTTCGAGGCCCGCGTCACGGGACGCGGTGTGGTGCGCGCCAGGTGGGTGCCGCAGGTGCGCGTGCTCGCACACGGCGCGGTGGGAGCATTCCTGACTCACTGCGGCTGGGGCTCCACCGTGGAGAGCCTCTTCCGGTTCGGGCACCCGCTGGTAATGCTGCCGTTCATCACCGACCAGGGCCTCATCGCACGAGAGATGACGGCTCGGCGTGTCGGCGTCGAGGTGCCGAGGAACGACGATGATGGGTCGTTCCGTCGGGACGACGtcgcggcggcggtgcggcgAGTGAtggcggagggggaggagagcgAGGCGTTCGAGCGCAACGCCAGGGAGCTGCAGAAGGTGCTTGGGGACGAGGTAAGGCAGGAGCAGTACGTTGATGAGCTCGTGGAGTATTTGCAGCGCTACAAATGA